Genomic window (Nymphaea colorata isolate Beijing-Zhang1983 chromosome 1, ASM883128v2, whole genome shotgun sequence):
TATGGATATCTATCTGATATGGGGTCGCACTCACTTGGCGACAAATAATCTCATGTAGTTgataagaagagaaagaagatgaaaacatTTCAATATTGCAATGAACCATACAGTTGAAATGTTTCATAATCTCCTGCAAGCAAGCAGTGCTGGAATATAGAACTCTAATGGGTCTAGCGTAGCCGATCAAGTGATCAGTTGCTAAATACCTTGTAGGTAGCTCGATTCCCATGAGCGCTAGGTTTTTGAACTGCAAACAATAACAAGCACAACACTTTAGTTGATGGTTGTACTGCCCTGAACCCGAAAGTGATGAGAATGGAAGAAAAGGGGTGGCTTCACCTCTTAAGTACAATCATTGCTGGAATCTAAGATTTTACATCTTCCATAAAATCTAtattaggttgtgtttgattcacTTCAGATCTAAGATATGAGATCTCAAGGATGTCAAATCCATAGATTTTAAAATCAGACCCCTCCTGTCCCCTCCCCATTCGATCTTCaatctatggtttttaacatgtaacatAGATTTGACATCCATGCATTGAaagatcttcagtttaaacaTACTGAGGGCCTTTGCattgtggatcttaaatccatattaCATCTTAATAACTATGATTATAAGGTCGGATTGTGGGAGGGAAGGTCAGACCTTAAATCCGCAGTGAAACAAATAAGCTTAGTACCGCAAAGGATTCTAGTGAATGACCATATTGTCCgaataaatttttggaaaatgtttCCCTTGCCCCTTCCAACACGAGATTTAAATTTTTGGAAGAAGGCTTTGACATGAAATTTCCTGAAAACATGTTAGAGCCTTTCcaattatattttgaaagtcagtTTTTAATGTGGTTCTAATTAGGTTTAAAGTCGGATTGAGGGATATTCAGCTATcagtttaaaaattggattcaaattgtaaaTTTGGTTCAGATTCGTATATGGCATAAACAATTTATTCATTCgtatttggattttgaattcaaatccaaatatgcgATCATCTGAAAAAACATATATCACGAAGAGTACATCATGTTCGAATCTCAAACTTGTTATAAGAGACCAATGGGCTAACTCTCATTGTATCATTTAATGTATAACTATGAATTTTTATTTAGTTGGAAAAGTTAGGAATATATGAATAGAGAGGATGACGAAACGGGTTGGGTGGTTAGCTGGTTGCGTCAGAGAAGCGATGGGAATATGCGGATTCCATCGTCTCTCAACTCTaccaataattttatatatatttaaataattcCTACACAACAAActaaaatgacatttttctaaaatgacttcgtttatttaattttcttgttttcaatgcTCCTTGATGCGACTTCCGAAATTATTaggaaaataatttttatgacGTCACAGTGGCTTTTACAACACACTGTTTTCTTTGTGTGTGCGCGGAAATATCCCAAACCGTATGTTTAGTTTGGCGGGCGATCGTTCCCGGCAAACTTCTGCGAGagatagtgaagaagaagaatgagtaTTCATTCGCCCCCTTTCTCCCGCCGTACTCCctgcttcctcttcttcatcttcctcgtCTTCAACGTCGGAGCAGGACGCGACGGCGGCTCGATTGTGCAGATCAAGATACCAGGGAAGTCTCTCCGGTTCGCTAACTCGTCGGCGTTCAAGATCGCGCTCTTCGCCGATCTCCACTTCGGAGAGAATGCCTGGACGGATTGGGGCCCTCTTCAGGATATCAACTCTCAGGCCGTCATGTCGACCGTTCTCGATCGGGAAAAGCCTGGTCCGTGTCgatgcttttctttgtttgcccattttgtttttcaaaattgtccAGCTTGTGCTTTTATTAACGTTATATGTGGTTACAGTTCGTGccaaacaaaatttcatgtttggATTTTAACTCTTGTTATGAAACTCAGGCTTCCTGCGCTCACCTCCCTTAATGCTGGACGATTCTGTTAAATGAGGGCAAATTCTACagcattttcttgtttctggagTTTTATAGATATTTTAATGTTCTCGAGTCCTAAATTCCTGACGACACCCTTTCGTCTCGGAATTTGCGTGCTCTGTCACAACGGATGATATGTCTTCGTTTTGTCCACCGAATACAGTGGACTCATGTTTCGAATACATATCTCATTGAAACTTGGAAGGATATAAATGCAAGTTTTATGATTCTGATTTATGAAGTATATGTAGCTCAGAAGAACTCTAGGCGATCAGGCTTAACTTACCCCAAGTCTTTTTGGTCCATATCTTGAAAACAGATGTCATCGGTAGGATGCATTCGTCCTTCCAGTACGTCGTTCCTGTTGATGGTTCTGGACTAAGCCGGATTCCTATTTCCCTTTTGGCAGGAAAGAGAGTGCAATTGCTTGCCGAAGTGGAACAAAAAATCCAAACCAAAGCGTTGTATAAAATTGATGGGGATTACTGCTACATTCCATGCGAAATTCTTGACTAATGggaactttttcttcttattcttgttTAGCTTTTTGATGCAGTGAAAGAAAAGGTACCCCAAGTTGCATCTTTGATGGCATTCTTGACATGTCTATGCGAAACTCCAAAATCAGATAACATAGTTTCAGGACTTGATCGAAACACTACCACCAAAAGTCTAATTCCGGATATTATTTTCCATCCTGTTTATCGATTCCAATCTTCTCCGTGCCTCATTTGGGAATTTTCTAATTCCATGAAGATTTAAATTAGTTTCAGGATGGTCGCTACTTTTGCATCCCGTCTATCTATTTCAATCTTCTCTGAGCCTCACTTGAACTTGTTTATTTTGGTGTTCCAACTTAGTTTCAGAACAAGCATCTGTTTCCCTCTGCAGATTTTGTGATTTATCTGGGAGATGTCATCACCGCTAACAATATACCAATCCAAAATGCAAGCCAGTATTGGGATCAAGCTATTGCACCGACCAGAGAGAGGGGGATACCTTGGGCTTCAGTGTTTGGTAACCATGACGACATGCCGTTCGTGTGGCCTTCAGAATGGTTCTCAGGCGAGGGAATCCCTGAAATTCGATGCTCACCGTCAAATGCAACCCTCACTTGTATGGACTGCTTTCACCACTACAACCAACAttggtttttttccctttctaaaTGCTCTGTTGTCCATTGTGGATCGTGCTGCAGATGAAAGTACTTGTTACTTCAAAGGCACAACAAGAAAGGAGCTCTTGGAGAAAGAGATGCAGAATGATTTATCTGTTACCTTAGAAGGGCCATCCTTTCTGTGGCCAGGTGTGTCAAATTATGTGTTGCAGATCTCGTCATCCAAGGATGAAGAGGAGCCAATTGCTTATCTATATTTCCTGGATTCTGGTGGGGGCTCTTACCCTGAGGTGATTTCTGCTGCACAGTCAAGATGGTTCCAGCAGGAGTCTGAGCGGCTCAACCCTGACGGAAGGTACTAACCTCATTGTCTTGATCTTCGAATTACATTTGAAGAGCAAAACGCCAccacagaaaataaaaatgaaaggagCCTCATGCAGGATGGAGAATTTCGTTGCTTACTTTCCGAAGAAATGGAAAAGTAAGAATAATGATGAATTCACATGtaggatgatttttttttttttgtcatcaatCGTACATTATACACCACAGCAAGGCCAGGACAACACCAATTACTTGAGTGCTTTAATTCTGGTAAACGAGACGTAATTTGTTATAGCTATATCAAGAATCGGCTTTGTTGACTGTTGAGTAGACAAAGGTTAGCTCGTCAACGAGCACTACTGAGACATATAGATTAGAGGTACACAAGAAGGAAAGAATTTAGCCTTTGTATCTCACACTTGGCAATTAGGCTCCATATTTGGACCCTGTCAATGTGCTCAAAGTAGTACACTGGCAAGTAAACGGATAACTAGTGACATTCACCTTCTTACAGAATAGAGGAGTAGACAATTTTAAATCCTCACTTTTacttcatattttaaatctttCATCTTTCACAGGGTGCCAGAAATAATCTTTTGGCATATACCAAGTACAGCTTTCAAGTCTGTTTCTCCTTGGTTTGGAATACATAAACCCTGTGTTGGATCTATCAACAAAGAGAAGGTCGCACCTCAAGAAGCCGAATGGGGCATGATGGACGTGCTAACAGCAAGAAAATCGGCCAAGGTAAGTTTGCACATACCGGATCAGCTTTATCGCATTTCACTAGGCTTGTTCAGGTTTGACATTTTTGGATTTTCTGGGTTCACTTGGTGGTGGTTTCGCCCCTTTCCCTCATCTTCTTTGGTTTGACACTGTGCTCTCAATGGATGCAAATCATGTATTCCTCACTAGTCAAGATCGTAAACTTCTAAAGATCTCTTTAAAAGGCATCAATTTTGCCATTCATTTAACTAAGAATGCGTAGTTTGGCCTAATTGGGTGAGAATTTCTACGCTGTCTATTATGGCTTCAATGCAAGCCATGattgaatttataaaataataaccTTTGTCAACTTTTTTACCACTCGGTATGAACATGTATTGCCTTTTGGACAACCATACGTATAATTACTTTCACCAATAACTGAACACGGATGCCTTTTTGCACAAATAAAGATTTAAACATTTCTTGGCAAAAAGATCTGGGGTCTGGGCTAACAGAGAACAACGAGAAATGAATGGGCCTTCTTGAGATAAATTCAATAAATAACACGACAATGTGTTGGTACATatttcagatctaaatttgatttcaaaaacGAATAAAATAAGTTGGATCAATGAGTTGGTCGTCGTTTGGTAGCTGAACCTACTTCAAAAGCTACCACCAGTGACAGGAACAGTAGAAAACGGAACTTACACACTTGTTCTTGCGCAGGCAGTGTTTGTTGGTCACAACCATGGGTTGGACTGGTGCTGTCCCTACAAGAGTCTGTGGCTGTGTTTTGCTCGTCATACTGGTTATGGTGGATATGGTAATTGGGCAAGAGGAGCTAGGATTCTTGAATTGCGTGAAGATCCATTTTCTCTCAAGTCCTGGATAAGAATGGAAGATGGTGCGGTACATAGTAGAGTTACCTTAGCCCCTTGATTTCACGAAAGTTGCCTCTTACGAGGACTACTAATAAAAAATAGTTATGTATGTAAGAATTTAGAAAACTTTCATCATGCGCATTTGTAGTCTTCTAATTTGTGGCCTTAAAGagtcacctctctctctctctccctcttcctctgttTCTCAAGTCCTGTATAAGAATGGAAGATGAGGTTGTGCATAGTAAAGTTACCTTAGCCCCTTGATTTCACGAAAGTTGCTATAAAAACTACTggatgaaaaatatttttgtgtatAAGCATTTAATAACTTTTATCATGTCCATTTGTAATCTTCTATCTTGTGGCTTTCAAggagtcctctctctctctctctttaaatacTAACGGATAAAATGTGTTTAagcttttaaaacttttatCGTGCACACTTTTAATCGTCTAGCTTGTGGCCTTGGTGAgtcctccctctccctctttctgtgtgtgtgtatatatatatatatatatatatatatatatatagtgtgtgtgtatatatatatgtgtgtgtatatgtacatacatacatatatgtgtgtgtgtgtgtatacaatATATTTGCAAGCTGTGGTTGAGCAGATCTCTTCTGGACCATGTCGAAAGAAATGAACCCTGAGTTATATAGTATCGCATCCAGAGTAACATTTTAGATGTTAATTgcattaaatttcatttttgggAGTTACTATGTTAACGTACCCCCGGACTCAAAAGTAAATTTGATGAACGGATTCACCACTTTTATAGAATCTTTAACTGGCAAAAGTTCGTTCTGCAAGATTTTATCAAATAGATTCTTGTTTCGCAGAAGACCTCTCAAACTGATCTCTCCTTCAAGTTTACATCAGTTCTAGCACAGGATCCTTGCAACAAGGATGGGCGTGCCCACTTGTGGTCTACATCACTTCCTAGTACACACAGCAGCTATAATCCATATGTATCAGATAAGCTGAGCTGCTGGAATCATTCTGAGAAGTCTACCATCATGACAGGCTCACTTGCACTCATGAAAATCTCCAACAATTTTATCTTTAGCTATTTTGCTCCCCTTGTCCCAGAAAGAAGGATTAGCTTCTGTCGAATTGCTTCACTATCCATCTTTGTGCATTTGTCTTCCATCTGCACAATCAGTAGCCATTAAAGGTGGTCAGTGTTTTTTGATAAATGTACAGGAAACCGATCTCAGTGGATTGCTGCACAGGTATGAAGTTAGTCTAAGGTACCAAAAGATTGGGGAAGAAAATGTTCAGCTCTGGAACAGGATGTAGACAAGAGGCCTCAAAACCCAGGTCCCAGTACTACCAAGAACAGGAACCTGAATCATGTATTCGGGAGTAGCACTCGGTCAAATGGATACTAATAGCTAGCAGAATCAGAACTCTGACCTTAAGATATAGGCTATAGAAGACTCTCCCTTCACCAGACCCAAAAGTAGATGCATTCAGCAGTTGGAGGCCTTCTTCTTCCAAGTTCCTCACAAGTTCTGATAGGTGGTATCCCTGTCTTCTTGAAGTAGACACCTGAACCAGCAATTCATTATCATGAACTCGCGTGGCCGTTATCAGGGGTGCCACCGGGAGTAAAGGATCGATATTGTTCATATCACCGGATTTCCCGTTTTCATGCCTGGATATTCTCTCCAAGATCTGTCTTCTCTTCTGAATCAGACTCTCCACTTGTTTCTGCAGCTCAGGTATGTATTTAAGTGCACGGGAAACCGTTGCAGGGACGCTTAGCTTTTTCTGCACATTTGTGGTGCCAACACAAAAACTTGTTACTGAATTCTGATCACGAAGATGCCCATAATCCTGAGACTGGTGTTAGAGCTCCATGTGCGGATCAAATTTTAGCAGTGAGCATTTCAAATAAGGGAAGATGACGACTCCGCCTTGTGCTTGCCGAAGATCACTTGCACTCACGATCACTAAACTTACTGCGGAGATTCCAATTAATTACTTACACGTGGTTTTCTTTCGAGAGATGAAAAATAATAGCCTGGATTATAATAAGATTTGGTGATGAAAACTTTGTTCATTCGATGCATTTGGTCCTGTGCTTGCGCGAAGAGACAATGATAAAttcattgaatcatttaaaACAAGACagtattatttatttgtttctttctttaagggTCTCCTCAGGGCAtactaatatttttttccaCAAGGCCCTAACCACAGGCCacaaaaaacacacacatatatatataattcccaacttgacatatttttttactttctcaACAATGAAGTCCGTAAGAGATGCCAAATGGCTAAGAAAAACAGCACCTCGTTCATTGGCTTTCTTAAAGAGTTTGGAAGTTAACGATTGGCCAGAGTTACGCTTCCCATTGATTGCAACCCTCTTCCCTTTTCTTACGTTTTATTTTTAGAGGTCATTGctcaagaaaacaataagaaataataaGATGACGAAAGACATGCCATTATAATATTGCCATGAGAGGTCAAAGGTacaataatgataaaaaatagaaaaaaaaaactgggataaggaacaaagaaaagaaaaaactttctCTCCTTTCAAGAATTTTGTCCATCCTGGTGTATGAAGTATCTAATCACCGGAGAAAGTGGGGCAAGTTAGAAAACCGAGTGTCCGATCTGCGTGCGAAGTTTGGTACCTGCCAGTCGGCaagttttttcttggaaaactactgcaaaaatattttaacaaaaatcgAGGTGGAAATTGTGGTTTTAGATGAAATAGTTCATAGAGGTGAGTGGATCGCAACTTGCATCCATGGACACCTGATAAAATTTATCACATATTTTAGGAGAGTAGGAATCGAAAATCATGAAGTAATACATGAAATGCAACTAAGATCATGTTAATTTGAAACTCATTTTCTTTAGAGGAATGTCATTTTCAAACTTCACTAAACTTAACAAACCAGTGGGTGGGAGTCCTTTTCCCCGAAACATGTAAAGCGCAAGGGAACAAAAGATAATGTGATCGATGGGAACTGATTTGCTAATATCTACTCTTTTCCGGGCAACTGTTTACGTGATAGAagtaatttaacataaaaaaaattagctgaAAACACTTTTTCAAAGATAAACCAGGCTTCTAGTGGTTTTATCATCACTCAAATGGGCCAAAAAGCTGTTTTCACCTAAATATGAAGCCGACTTACGCCTAAATCCCTAAAGTCATGTTCGATTTTTGGAAGTGAAGTCGAATttctttttgaccaaaattttttcTCCCAAATTTAAGGTTAAAACGTGAAGAAAATTTTGGATTCCTTCACAAAGCTGGGTTTGATTGAGCTGTATACACTAAGGACACATGGTTTATCGGAACATGTACTGCAACAGCAAGCTAGTGCGTAGGCAAATCAAGGACTTCTCATGGTCATGGCGGCCCCGGCTCCCCACAGTTCTTTCCTTTACGACAGGGGCTTTCCTTTCAAGGTGCTTGCCTAAGTTTTCTGGTTTCGCAAGTTTAGTTCCTCACCGTGAAAAAAGCAAATTGATGCGTTAAGAAGGTACCGTTTGGTCGGCGTTTGGCAGCAGCGACCGGAGAGAAGAGTAGAGGGAGTTCATCCTCTTCCGGCGATACCTCTCGTTGGCGTTGTGGCTGAGTTTCTTTGCAACCGTATGTTGATCTCCATCCATGGTGCACGATCCCTGAGCATCGTCGAACGCCGGCGTGCCGTAAGAAGATAACTGAAAGGAAGGGTCCCGGAAGGTGGCCGCGTCCACGGCGCCCCAGCTAATGCACGAAAGATCTTCCACTTCCCTTGTATCCCCGCAAAACATCCAATCTTCTCCTGCACAAGAACTCGAAGGCAGGCCCGCTGGCGGTTGGATGAACATTCTACGGCGTCGGAAGGCCACCCCCGATGGCTTCTCTTCTGcacgtatatatgtatacagaTCTTGTGCTGTCATCGTTGCCGTCATGATAATTGGTAGAAAATTTTATGTTTCGGAGCGGTCCCATCAAAAGTTTTTTCATCGGGAAGGTGTTGAGTTGGCTCCTGTGAAGATGACATGTAcggattttcttttctttttctaaaaagagaGTCAGCAGATCAAATAATTtaacaaataacatttttaaagAGATGGAAATTCTCCGCCATTCATTTTTGTGATGGATGGTCACCGTTTGGACCACCATCAAGTAGTTTTCCGATGAAGTCATAGCTTGCATGGAAGATAGCTTGATGAAAAATGACGGCAACTATGTCATGTGTATTAAAAGAACGCCATTGTTGGCAGATAAAAGAAATCTGGTGCTGGAATTCCTAAAGTTTCACTCCTCAGTAGATTGTATTCAAACATTTATAAGACCTCACGTATCAATTGGTCTACAAGAAAGGTAGCTCTGCTAGAACCTTGATCGTCGCAGAGGACCAtggttttcatttatttacagCTAGCGCTGTTCTTAGCATATCTAACTCGATGTTGGTCTGCCTTAAAAAATAGGTTTGGCCATGTCATAAAAGGTAGTCATCAATTTTCATCTCTCGCTCTTGTATATGCTTTAATTAAACTTGATGATAGAGAAGGTATTCTGGAGGTAGGAGACAAGACTGCACAGGTTTCACCTACCATACCTACTATCGCCTCCCCAACAATCTAAACCttttaaacacaaaaaacattCACTGGATCAGTGAGATTGCCATGAGGTTTAAACCCGTGACCAGGAACTAACCaggattctctctctccctctctctctctctctctctatatatatatatatatatatatacacgtgcaATGCACGACGAAGAGCAGAGGGGAACGTGGGGAGGTGAGTGAACCGAAGGATGAAAACAGTAATTGGaagatttcaaataaaatatatggaCTGCGCCCTTCTTCCATCTTTCTAGCCCTTTCTGCTATTGGTTCATGATGTCCAGCAGTCAAGCTGCCGACGAATTAGCAATCACAATTCACAAGTTGATCTCATGATTGGCAGACTTTGGAGAGAAAAAGATTGGGCCCTTCTTTGCGGCTGTCCTGCAATCGGCCAACAGGCGGCTGTTAGCCTAAGATCTTCTTGCCTGCCTGCTTTTTTGGAAGACCACAGTGCAGGGCTATAGTGTCCTCTTGAAGAGAGAAAGTTAGTGCAGCGTGCGCGAGGAAaagacattttagtaatttgctaaaaatgaaactcatttattttacttttttcaatgtttattttttttctttacacagctttttttttttcaagatgaaCTAAAGgtatttcaatcattaaaatttttttttgagaaaaagaaagactgtaAATTTGCTCAAGAGTTCTTCCAAGTTACCTTTCTGTGTTTAAGAACATTCAGGAGGGAGATTGAAAGTTTGAAGAATATAGATCactaaaagagaaaatcaactgCCCATCAACCACCGACTTAGATTTTGATAGGTTAAGTCAAGATGGAGCGGTGGTTCCTTGTGCATGGACTGTTCATGAAGGGTCCTGTCCGCCTGTAATGACACCCGAACTCAAAGGTGCGTATAATGTATTTTACTTTCTTCGAAAGTAGATCTCTAGAAGATTGTACAGAGAAATTCATGGTAgcatattttaaacttttggcCTCATTCAATTTCA
Coding sequences:
- the LOC116246031 gene encoding transcription factor ORG2-like isoform X2 — its product is MTATMTAQDLYTYIRAEEKPSGVAFRRRRMFIQPPAGLPSSSCAGEDWMFCGDTREVEDLSCISWGAVDAATFRDPSFQLSSYGTPAFDDAQGSCTMDGDQHTVAKKLSHNANERYRRKRMNSLYSSLRSLLPNADQTKKLSVPATVSRALKYIPELQKQVESLIQKRRQILERISRHENGKSGDMNNIDPLLPVAPLITATRVHDNELLVQVSTSRRQGYHLSELVRNLEEEGLQLLNASTFGSGEGRVFYSLYLKMEDKCTKMDSEAIRQKLILLSGTRGAK
- the LOC116246031 gene encoding transcription factor ORG2-like isoform X1; its protein translation is MTATMTAQDLYTYIRAEEKPSGVAFRRRRMFIQPPAGLPSSSCAGEDWMFCGDTREVEDLSCISWGAVDAATFRDPSFQLSSYGTPAFDDAQGSCTMDGDQHTVAKKLSHNANERYRRKRMNSLYSSLRSLLPNADQTKKLSVPATVSRALKYIPELQKQVESLIQKRRQILERISRHENGKSGDMNNIDPLLPVAPLITATRVHDNELLVQVSTSRRQGYHLSELVRNLEEEGLQLLNASTFGSGEGRVFYSLYLKVRVLILLAISIHLTECYSRIHDSGSCSW
- the LOC116246030 gene encoding probable inactive purple acid phosphatase 16; amino-acid sequence: MSIHSPPFSRRTPCFLFFIFLVFNVGAGRDGGSIVQIKIPGKSLRFANSSAFKIALFADLHFGENAWTDWGPLQDINSQAVMSTVLDREKPDFVIYLGDVITANNIPIQNASQYWDQAIAPTRERGIPWASVFGNHDDMPFVWPSEWFSGEGIPEIRCSPSNATLTYESTCYFKGTTRKELLEKEMQNDLSVTLEGPSFLWPGVSNYVLQISSSKDEEEPIAYLYFLDSGGGSYPEVISAAQSRWFQQESERLNPDGRVPEIIFWHIPSTAFKSVSPWFGIHKPCVGSINKEKVAPQEAEWGMMDVLTARKSAKAVFVGHNHGLDWCCPYKSLWLCFARHTGYGGYGNWARGARILELREDPFSLKSWIRMEDGAVHSRVTLAP